A portion of the Polyangia bacterium genome contains these proteins:
- a CDS encoding RNA polymerase sigma factor: MTPPVNKVILTVEKMAAVGEPPAAEVTRLLTFEEIYSQWFHDVSRWVRALGGMNADLDDLTQEVFLVVRRKLSRFDGRNLAGWLYSIAKHQVRDYRRRAWVRRFVKGPEREPEINNDSPIFLVQPTPDPGEALQRKEVERFLTQTLAKMSEMQRTAFVLFEIEGYSGEEIAELEQIPVNTVWTRLHHARKRFFELVDEARVEGRLP; this comes from the coding sequence ATGACTCCGCCCGTTAACAAGGTGATTTTGACGGTGGAGAAAATGGCAGCCGTGGGTGAGCCCCCCGCGGCCGAAGTGACGAGGCTGCTGACGTTCGAAGAGATCTATTCGCAGTGGTTTCACGACGTGTCGCGGTGGGTGCGGGCCCTGGGGGGGATGAATGCGGATCTCGATGACCTTACGCAGGAGGTCTTTCTTGTTGTTCGAAGGAAGCTCTCGCGCTTTGACGGTCGAAACCTGGCGGGGTGGCTTTACAGCATCGCCAAGCACCAGGTGCGAGATTACCGGCGGCGCGCCTGGGTGCGCCGGTTCGTCAAAGGACCGGAGCGTGAGCCGGAGATCAACAATGATTCGCCGATCTTTTTGGTCCAGCCGACGCCCGATCCCGGCGAGGCCCTGCAGCGAAAAGAAGTCGAGCGTTTCCTCACCCAGACGCTGGCCAAGATGAGCGAAATGCAGCGCACAGCGTTCGTTCTCTTCGAGATCGAAGGGTACAGCGGCGAAGAGATTGCCGAGCTGGAACAGATTCCGGTGAACACCGTGTGGACGCGGCTGCATCATGCCCGCAAACGATTTTTCGAACTGGTGGATGAGGCTAGGGTGGAAGGGAGATTGCCGTGA
- a CDS encoding response regulator transcription factor: protein MTASTGAAGRRRILIVEDEPDLVRGLRDALEFEGFEIITSGLGRDGVRLARERAPDLVLLDLMLPDINGFSVCEEIRSVNRVLPIIMLTARSQETDKIRGLDVGADDYVTKPFSIGELVARINAIFRRLYRAATVDDQIEIGGAVIFPRKHELLRKGKTVPLSFYEVELVRLLHERAGEPVTREEILDKIWGVSGNASTRSVDNFVVKLRRKIEENAAKPRHIVTIYGTGYKLVP, encoded by the coding sequence ATGACAGCCAGCACGGGCGCGGCGGGACGCCGCCGCATTCTGATCGTGGAAGACGAGCCGGATCTGGTGCGCGGCCTGCGCGACGCGCTGGAGTTCGAAGGCTTCGAGATCATCACCAGCGGCCTTGGCCGTGACGGCGTCCGACTGGCGCGCGAGCGGGCGCCCGACCTGGTGCTGCTGGATCTGATGTTGCCCGACATCAACGGCTTTTCGGTGTGCGAGGAGATCCGCAGCGTCAACCGGGTGCTGCCCATCATCATGCTGACCGCGCGCTCGCAGGAGACGGACAAGATCCGGGGGCTGGACGTCGGGGCCGACGATTACGTCACCAAGCCGTTCTCCATCGGCGAGCTGGTGGCGCGCATCAACGCCATCTTTCGGCGCCTCTATCGCGCCGCCACCGTCGACGATCAGATCGAGATCGGCGGCGCGGTGATCTTCCCGCGCAAGCACGAGCTTTTGCGCAAGGGCAAGACCGTCCCGCTGTCGTTCTACGAGGTCGAGCTGGTGCGCCTGCTGCACGAACGCGCCGGCGAGCCGGTCACGCGCGAGGAGATCCTGGACAAGATCTGGGGCGTCTCGGGCAACGCCTCCACCCGCAGCGTGGATAACTTTGTGGTCAAGCTGCGCCGCAAGATCGAGGAGAACGCCGCCAAACCGCGCCACATCGTCACCATCTATGGCACCGGGTACAAATTGGTTCCGTAG